The following proteins are co-located in the Haloarcula marismortui ATCC 43049 genome:
- a CDS encoding thiolase C-terminal domain-containing protein translates to MGVAVIGASMTKFGQRDVWIRELLSQAGEECLTDAGVAPDDVEHLYVSNMASGEFEGQTGIMNLLAHDLGVLPAYSERVDQTSSSGGAGIYEAWQSVASGASEMTLLVGGEKMTHKTTGQATDIIASITHPDEYKHGVTLPSFAGMTARHYLERFDAPRESLARVAVKNHRNGVDNPKAQFQKEITMEKALESPIIADPLRLYDFCPITDGSAALMFTTEERAKEITDEYALVSGIGGATDTHVVHERDDPTIMGGVVESSKQAYEMAGLGPNDLDVAELHDMFTILEFLQLEGIGVADQGTAWEMAMDGVTAKDGELPINTSGGLKSKGHPLGASGVAQGVEIYEQLVGEAGPRQVEADTALACNVGGFGNCVITTIMEAAE, encoded by the coding sequence ATGGGAGTCGCAGTAATCGGCGCGTCAATGACGAAATTCGGGCAACGCGACGTCTGGATCCGTGAGTTGCTCTCGCAGGCGGGCGAGGAGTGTCTCACGGACGCCGGCGTCGCGCCCGACGACGTAGAGCACCTGTACGTCTCGAACATGGCCAGCGGTGAGTTCGAAGGCCAGACGGGAATTATGAACCTGCTGGCCCACGACCTGGGGGTGCTTCCGGCCTACAGCGAACGGGTTGACCAGACCTCTTCCTCGGGTGGGGCCGGCATCTACGAGGCCTGGCAGTCAGTCGCCAGCGGGGCCAGTGAGATGACGCTGCTGGTCGGCGGCGAAAAGATGACCCACAAGACGACGGGCCAGGCGACAGACATCATCGCCTCGATCACCCACCCCGACGAGTACAAACACGGCGTGACGCTCCCGTCCTTTGCCGGGATGACCGCCCGGCACTATCTGGAGCGCTTCGACGCCCCCCGGGAGTCACTCGCCCGGGTCGCGGTCAAGAACCACAGAAACGGCGTGGACAACCCCAAGGCGCAGTTCCAGAAGGAAATCACGATGGAGAAAGCGCTTGAGTCGCCCATCATCGCAGACCCATTGCGGCTGTATGACTTCTGTCCGATTACGGACGGCAGCGCCGCGCTCATGTTCACGACGGAGGAGCGGGCCAAGGAGATAACCGACGAGTACGCGCTGGTTTCCGGTATCGGCGGGGCGACCGACACCCACGTCGTCCACGAGCGCGACGACCCGACAATCATGGGCGGGGTCGTCGAGTCGAGCAAACAGGCCTACGAGATGGCCGGCCTCGGCCCCAACGACCTCGACGTGGCTGAACTGCATGATATGTTCACCATTCTGGAGTTCCTCCAGTTGGAGGGTATCGGTGTCGCCGACCAGGGAACGGCCTGGGAGATGGCGATGGATGGTGTGACGGCCAAGGACGGCGAGTTGCCGATCAACACCTCCGGCGGGCTCAAATCGAAGGGGCATCCGCTGGGGGCAAGCGGCGTCGCGCAAGGCGTCGAAATCTACGAACAGCTCGTCGGCGAGGCCGGGCCGCGACAGGTCGAGGCCGACACCGCACTGGCGTGTAACGTCGGCGGGTTCGGAAACTGTGTCATCACCACCATCATGGAGGCCGCAGAATGA
- a CDS encoding DUF7547 family protein, which yields MSSDDDLTALITDLVTTLQDLETEVEPTTDSGLPRPPTPGELLRFTSDVTIPAVILVLKSNIEALKLLRRALRMAEGRPTSTGSASGEVRQRASDLSRATLSRLDGALTDLQQAVEGTPEDEEARELIQEAQQLRGQIRERLAAESEVSEAVDPDEVTDVPVDVDAELRSIKDDIEGPDRDDTGTENGDGNGEE from the coding sequence ATGAGCTCGGACGACGACCTTACCGCCCTGATTACGGATCTCGTTACGACGCTACAGGACCTGGAGACGGAGGTCGAGCCCACGACCGACAGTGGTCTTCCGCGGCCGCCGACACCGGGCGAACTCCTCCGGTTCACCAGCGATGTAACTATCCCCGCGGTCATTCTCGTGTTGAAGAGCAACATCGAGGCACTGAAGCTACTCCGGCGAGCCCTCCGGATGGCCGAGGGGCGGCCGACATCGACGGGCTCCGCCTCGGGAGAGGTGCGACAGCGTGCGAGTGACCTGAGCCGGGCCACGCTCTCCCGCCTCGACGGTGCGTTGACAGACCTTCAGCAGGCTGTGGAGGGGACGCCGGAAGATGAGGAAGCCCGCGAACTTATTCAGGAAGCCCAACAATTACGCGGTCAGATCCGGGAAAGGTTAGCCGCTGAATCTGAAGTGAGTGAGGCGGTCGACCCTGATGAAGTTACTGACGTTCCTGTTGACGTAGATGCCGAACTGCGGTCGATAAAGGACGATATCGAGGGCCCAGACAGGGACGACACCGGTACCGAAAACGGAGACGGAAACGGCGAGGAGTAA
- a CDS encoding phosphotransacetylase family protein: MTDTNTLLVTSLEEGIGKTAITLALATRAHDAGYDVGYMKPKGTRLRSAVGKTRDEDPMLARELLDLETDLHDMEPIVYSPTFIQEAIRGREDPDDLRERLQEGIETCSDGTDMLLVEGSSDLATGSIVDLTDIDIAELLDARVLLVTGYDTPSDTDEILSAAEAIGDRLDGVLFNGVTDATVDELADDVVPFLEGEGIPVHGILPRDRSLAGVTVADLARNLGADILTGDANTDVHVERFSVGAMSGSSALERFRRTRDAVVVTGGDRSEVQTAALEASGINALLLTGGFQPASAVIGQAAEKNVPVLSVQSDTRTTIDRVEEVLRTGQTRNEATVDRMRTLLDDGVDVESLLSVDL, encoded by the coding sequence ATGACCGACACGAACACGCTACTCGTCACATCACTGGAGGAAGGTATCGGCAAGACGGCAATCACGCTCGCGCTAGCGACACGAGCCCACGACGCGGGCTACGATGTCGGCTACATGAAGCCCAAGGGGACGCGTCTGCGGAGTGCGGTCGGCAAGACGCGGGACGAGGACCCGATGCTCGCCCGCGAGCTACTCGATCTGGAGACCGACCTCCACGACATGGAGCCCATCGTCTACTCGCCGACGTTCATTCAGGAAGCCATCCGCGGGCGTGAGGACCCGGATGACCTCCGTGAGCGACTGCAAGAGGGCATCGAGACGTGTTCGGACGGAACCGATATGCTCCTCGTCGAGGGGAGCAGTGACCTGGCGACTGGCAGTATCGTCGACCTCACAGACATCGATATCGCGGAGTTGCTCGACGCCCGTGTGCTGTTAGTCACCGGCTACGACACGCCCAGTGACACGGACGAAATTCTGTCGGCGGCCGAAGCGATCGGTGATCGACTGGACGGGGTCCTGTTCAACGGCGTCACCGACGCGACGGTCGACGAACTCGCCGACGACGTGGTCCCGTTCCTCGAAGGCGAGGGCATCCCGGTCCACGGCATTCTGCCGCGTGACCGTTCGCTCGCAGGTGTCACGGTTGCTGACCTCGCCCGGAACCTCGGCGCGGACATCCTCACTGGTGATGCCAACACCGACGTCCACGTCGAGCGGTTCAGCGTCGGCGCAATGAGCGGGAGCAGCGCGCTCGAACGCTTCCGGCGGACACGCGATGCCGTCGTCGTCACCGGCGGCGACCGCTCGGAGGTCCAGACGGCGGCCCTCGAAGCGTCTGGTATCAACGCATTACTCCTCACTGGTGGGTTCCAGCCTGCCAGTGCGGTCATCGGACAGGCGGCTGAGAAAAACGTCCCAGTGCTGTCAGTCCAGTCAGACACGCGGACGACGATAGACAGAGTCGAGGAAGTGCTCCGAACCGGGCAGACTCGGAACGAGGCAACAGTCGACCGTATGCGGACGCTACTGGACGACGGCGTCGACGTCGAGTCGCTGCTGTCAGTTGACCTCTAG
- the dpsA gene encoding DNA starvation/stationary phase protection protein DpsA, producing MATQEHVRREFGNVEENELRLDKEKSEQVINALNQDLADTYTLYHQVKKHHWNVEGAEFRDLHLFLGEAAENAEEAADELAERAQALGGTPISSGKAQEEHASVEPEGQDVYDIRTSLENDLEMYGDIIESLRDHIDLAENLGDHATAQILREIIVQTEEDAHHIEHYLEDDTLVLD from the coding sequence ATGGCAACACAAGAGCACGTCCGACGCGAGTTCGGGAATGTCGAAGAGAACGAACTCCGCCTCGACAAGGAGAAGTCCGAGCAGGTAATCAACGCGCTGAATCAGGACCTGGCGGACACATACACGCTGTATCATCAGGTCAAGAAGCACCACTGGAACGTCGAGGGTGCCGAGTTCCGCGACCTCCACCTGTTCCTCGGTGAAGCGGCCGAAAACGCCGAAGAGGCAGCCGACGAGCTTGCAGAGCGCGCGCAGGCCCTCGGTGGCACGCCCATCTCTAGCGGCAAGGCACAGGAAGAGCACGCGTCGGTAGAGCCGGAAGGACAGGACGTGTACGACATCCGAACGTCGCTCGAAAACGACCTCGAGATGTACGGCGACATCATCGAGTCGCTCCGTGACCACATCGACCTCGCTGAAAACCTCGGTGACCACGCCACGGCCCAGATCCTCCGAGAAATCATCGTCCAGACCGAGGAAGACGCCCACCACATCGAGCACTACCTCGAAGACGACACGCTCGTGCTGGACTAA
- a CDS encoding HTH domain-containing protein, which yields MSSSTAPCGRRATLFVRSDLPAPSQKRCTAIKCELQELVCRGVLDDIETVEWEKRVPLQGPGNGIERDLYNEFADWARESGVCLAPFFDTRLCYSSTTGEKRRELVMPAVCLAVYEDDTLVQVAPFADAGRTESVEECIAELGETGTLPDTGSTTVSTV from the coding sequence ATGTCCAGCTCTACCGCTCCGTGCGGTCGTCGGGCGACCCTGTTCGTCCGGTCTGACCTCCCTGCGCCATCACAGAAACGTTGTACCGCTATCAAATGTGAGCTACAAGAGCTGGTGTGCCGCGGCGTCCTCGACGACATCGAAACGGTGGAATGGGAGAAACGTGTTCCGCTGCAGGGCCCCGGTAACGGGATCGAACGGGACCTGTACAACGAGTTCGCGGACTGGGCCCGCGAGTCCGGTGTCTGTCTCGCGCCGTTTTTCGACACCCGGCTCTGTTACAGTTCGACGACAGGCGAGAAACGCCGAGAGCTCGTCATGCCGGCCGTCTGTCTCGCGGTCTACGAGGACGACACTCTCGTGCAGGTGGCCCCCTTTGCCGACGCGGGCCGGACGGAATCAGTCGAGGAATGTATCGCGGAACTCGGTGAGACGGGAACCCTCCCGGACACCGGTTCGACGACTGTCTCGACCGTGTAG
- the acs gene encoding acetate--CoA ligase alpha subunit, whose product MGRLSTLFAPERVAVVGATDSEGSVGHAVTTNLLDSFTGEVVAVNPNKETVLGLPCYDNLARLDDPGSVDVAVVVVPPTVAVEVIENAGEAGIENVVVITAGFGETGSDGAEREKRLREAASEYDLNLVGPNSLGVMSTPVGLNATFGNEMASDGDISFMSQSGAFITAVLDWAAERDVGFKDIVSLGNKAVLDESDFVAEWGDDPDTDVILGYLEDINDGSSFVQTAREVTQETPIVLVKSGRTDAGASAAASHTGAMAGSERAYEAGLDKAGTLRVESVQELFDYAQILAGQPLPDGDEIAIVTNAGGPGVMTTDAVGDSDLQLAQFGDKTFSRLREEMPDEANIYNPVDIIGDAPAERFETALETVLADDNVSMAVVVACPTAVLSFEELSERIVEQQEQFGKPVAATLMGGKSVDAGANVLSEAGVPNYFDPARAVGSLGALKRYREIKATEYEEPTTFDVDRERAREILESGARRGSNRLGVEAMELLDAYGIPTPQGDVVSSPVEAEAVAEEIGDDVVMKIVSPDILHKSDIGGVEVAVPVEEVRDTYEDLVVRARNYQEDATILGVQVQEMVDLDNGVETILGMNRDPQFGPLLLFGLGGIFVEVLEDNTVSVAPVSETEAKGMLDDIDSAPLLRGARGRDPVDEATLVETIQRLSQLVTDFPAIVELDINPLVATPDGVQAVDLRLTLDQEKL is encoded by the coding sequence ATGGGACGATTATCGACGTTGTTTGCGCCGGAACGTGTCGCAGTGGTCGGGGCGACCGATTCGGAGGGATCCGTCGGTCACGCGGTCACCACGAACCTGCTCGATTCGTTTACAGGGGAGGTCGTGGCCGTGAACCCGAACAAAGAGACAGTACTTGGATTGCCGTGTTACGACAACCTCGCCCGCCTGGACGACCCCGGGTCGGTCGACGTTGCCGTCGTCGTCGTGCCGCCGACGGTGGCGGTCGAGGTCATCGAGAACGCTGGGGAAGCGGGTATCGAAAACGTCGTCGTCATCACCGCTGGCTTCGGTGAGACTGGCAGTGATGGGGCCGAACGTGAAAAGCGGCTCCGGGAAGCGGCCAGTGAATACGACCTGAATCTGGTCGGCCCGAACAGCCTCGGCGTGATGTCGACCCCCGTCGGGCTCAACGCCACTTTCGGCAATGAGATGGCCAGCGACGGCGACATCTCCTTTATGAGCCAGTCGGGCGCGTTCATCACCGCCGTGCTGGACTGGGCCGCCGAGCGCGATGTCGGCTTCAAGGACATCGTCTCGCTCGGGAACAAAGCAGTACTCGACGAGAGTGATTTCGTCGCTGAGTGGGGTGACGACCCTGATACTGATGTCATTCTGGGCTATCTTGAGGACATCAATGATGGGTCCTCGTTCGTACAGACGGCTCGTGAGGTGACACAGGAGACGCCGATTGTGCTTGTCAAGTCCGGCCGCACGGACGCGGGTGCGAGCGCGGCCGCCTCCCACACCGGTGCGATGGCCGGGTCGGAGCGGGCCTACGAGGCAGGCCTCGATAAGGCCGGAACGCTCCGCGTTGAATCTGTGCAGGAACTGTTCGATTACGCGCAGATTCTCGCCGGCCAGCCGCTCCCGGATGGAGACGAAATCGCCATCGTCACAAACGCCGGCGGTCCCGGCGTGATGACGACCGACGCCGTCGGCGACTCGGACCTGCAACTCGCGCAGTTCGGTGACAAGACGTTCTCCCGACTCCGCGAAGAGATGCCTGATGAGGCCAACATCTACAACCCGGTCGACATTATCGGCGATGCTCCCGCCGAGCGCTTCGAGACAGCCCTCGAAACAGTCCTTGCGGACGACAACGTTTCGATGGCCGTCGTCGTCGCCTGTCCGACCGCAGTGCTTTCCTTCGAGGAACTCTCGGAACGCATCGTCGAACAGCAAGAGCAGTTCGGGAAACCGGTCGCGGCGACGCTGATGGGCGGGAAGTCGGTTGACGCTGGTGCGAACGTCCTGAGCGAAGCGGGCGTGCCGAACTACTTCGACCCGGCCCGCGCGGTCGGCAGTCTGGGCGCGCTCAAGCGCTACCGAGAAATCAAAGCGACGGAGTACGAGGAACCGACGACGTTCGACGTGGACCGCGAGCGGGCCCGCGAGATACTCGAATCCGGCGCCCGGCGCGGGTCGAACCGGCTCGGCGTGGAAGCGATGGAACTGCTTGACGCGTACGGGATTCCGACACCACAGGGTGATGTCGTCTCCTCGCCCGTCGAAGCGGAGGCTGTCGCCGAGGAAATCGGCGACGACGTGGTGATGAAAATCGTCAGTCCGGATATCCTGCATAAGTCCGACATCGGCGGCGTCGAGGTCGCTGTCCCCGTCGAGGAAGTTCGCGACACCTACGAGGACCTCGTCGTCAGGGCACGCAACTATCAGGAAGACGCGACGATTCTTGGCGTTCAGGTACAGGAGATGGTCGACCTCGACAACGGCGTCGAGACGATTCTCGGGATGAACCGCGACCCGCAGTTCGGACCGTTGCTGTTGTTCGGTCTCGGCGGAATTTTCGTCGAGGTGCTCGAAGACAACACTGTCAGTGTCGCTCCTGTCAGCGAGACCGAGGCGAAAGGGATGCTCGATGACATCGACTCTGCGCCGCTGTTACGCGGTGCTCGGGGCCGCGACCCCGTCGACGAGGCCACGCTCGTCGAGACAATCCAGCGGCTCTCGCAACTCGTCACTGACTTCCCCGCGATCGTGGAACTGGACATCAACCCCCTCGTCGCGACGCCCGACGGGGTGCAGGCGGTCGACCTGCGACTCACCCTCGACCAGGAGAAACTATGA
- a CDS encoding bifunctional metallophosphatase/5'-nucleotidase: MTEQVTRRDVLGTGASVLGSLAIGSTTASGALQTDGTTVTFLHDTHVHGRFANASAGELSVARYFGLMNEITEDADTTLRVGNGDDLASSVLSAVFDGRHVVSTFNAGGLDFDTFGNHDFDMGPEVLRERVSDSLFTWVSANVREDGSVFAAEQGAQQYVLTDVGDVTLGVTGLITPEAPEVTSIGENTDVLAPASALQNVTERMRADGADAVIVLSHLASETARTVAEEVDGVDAIIGDHAASLLEEPEVINDTVLSFVGDEYEYLGELALGIDGSGVTDHEFVLHNVGESSAGTDPFVSLVQDHYETQLERQLDVVIGETTQPLDTRQSVVRARESNMGNFVADTIRTDVEADTALMNGGGIRTDRLYFEDASEDDPVAITRRVVVDILPFPNNVVELEVTGETLLAALENGVSRVEAGAGRFPQVSGITYTYDPTAESGDRIVDATAGGDPIDPDATYTLATNDFVSGGGDGYDMLSDATVLVSSNEGALLSDLIINTIEEQGTISPTTEGRITRQSEES; this comes from the coding sequence ATGACAGAACAGGTGACACGTCGTGATGTACTCGGGACGGGTGCGTCTGTCCTCGGCAGCCTCGCAATCGGCTCGACGACCGCCAGCGGCGCGCTCCAGACGGACGGAACCACTGTCACGTTCCTGCATGACACCCACGTCCACGGACGGTTTGCCAACGCCTCTGCAGGGGAATTGAGCGTCGCCCGCTACTTCGGGCTGATGAACGAAATCACCGAAGACGCCGACACCACACTCAGGGTCGGCAACGGTGACGACCTTGCATCGTCAGTCCTGTCGGCAGTGTTCGACGGACGCCACGTCGTCTCGACGTTCAACGCCGGCGGGCTGGACTTCGATACGTTCGGCAACCACGATTTCGACATGGGGCCAGAGGTCCTCCGCGAGCGCGTGTCTGACAGTCTCTTCACCTGGGTCAGCGCGAATGTCCGCGAAGATGGGTCGGTTTTCGCCGCCGAGCAAGGCGCCCAGCAGTACGTCCTCACAGATGTTGGGGACGTGACACTCGGAGTTACTGGCCTCATTACGCCGGAGGCCCCCGAAGTCACCTCTATCGGAGAGAACACCGACGTACTTGCGCCGGCATCGGCGCTGCAGAACGTAACAGAACGGATGCGGGCCGACGGCGCTGACGCAGTTATCGTGCTCTCCCATCTCGCGAGTGAAACCGCTCGAACTGTCGCCGAGGAGGTCGATGGCGTCGACGCTATCATCGGGGACCATGCCGCGTCGCTACTCGAAGAACCGGAAGTCATCAACGACACCGTCCTCTCGTTCGTCGGCGACGAGTACGAGTACCTCGGGGAGTTGGCGCTCGGTATCGACGGGTCCGGCGTCACAGACCACGAGTTCGTCCTCCACAACGTCGGCGAATCTTCGGCCGGAACGGACCCGTTTGTCAGTCTCGTTCAGGACCACTACGAGACGCAACTGGAACGGCAACTGGACGTGGTCATCGGCGAGACCACCCAGCCGCTTGACACCCGGCAGTCTGTCGTCCGAGCGCGCGAGTCGAACATGGGGAACTTCGTCGCCGACACCATCCGCACTGACGTCGAAGCGGACACAGCGCTAATGAACGGCGGCGGGATTCGGACAGACAGGCTCTATTTCGAAGACGCAAGTGAGGATGATCCGGTAGCGATCACGCGGCGTGTCGTCGTCGACATCCTGCCGTTCCCGAACAACGTAGTCGAGCTGGAAGTCACCGGCGAGACGCTGCTTGCGGCGCTGGAAAACGGGGTGAGCCGCGTCGAGGCGGGGGCTGGCCGGTTCCCGCAGGTGAGCGGTATCACGTACACGTACGACCCCACCGCGGAGAGCGGCGACCGAATCGTCGACGCGACCGCCGGTGGCGACCCAATCGACCCGGACGCGACGTACACGCTTGCGACGAACGATTTCGTCTCCGGCGGCGGCGACGGCTACGATATGCTCAGTGATGCGACCGTCCTCGTCTCCTCGAACGAGGGGGCGCTCCTCTCGGACCTCATCATCAACACCATCGAAGAACAGGGGACTATTTCGCCGACCACGGAGGGCCGCATCACCAGGCAGAGCGAGGAGAGCTGA
- the bioD gene encoding dethiobiotin synthase yields the protein MSETSNDSRPGRGTGRIAEDGVFVVGTDTGVGKTVVTAGLTGWLRETGTEAVAVKPCQTGYPPDDDAAFVESVCGTADAAVCLQRLSPPLAPEVAAREADDDVTLSYESIRDGVADVVAGSETAIVEGIGGLRVPLADDREVIDLVADIGLPALVVARSGLGTLNHTALTVQALRQRGVPVVGVVLNEYEGETTAERTNPDGIERMTDCTVWPVPPLDIESPESVIDGLRAHLQQSVLRPAIEQ from the coding sequence GTGAGCGAGACGAGCAATGATTCGAGACCTGGGCGTGGGACCGGTCGCATCGCCGAGGACGGCGTCTTCGTTGTCGGGACCGACACCGGCGTCGGCAAGACGGTCGTGACCGCCGGGCTGACGGGCTGGCTGCGGGAGACAGGAACCGAGGCTGTCGCCGTTAAGCCCTGCCAGACCGGATACCCGCCGGACGACGACGCGGCGTTTGTCGAGTCCGTCTGTGGCACGGCGGACGCCGCAGTCTGTCTGCAGCGGTTATCGCCACCGTTGGCTCCAGAAGTGGCCGCACGGGAAGCAGACGACGATGTCACGCTTTCCTACGAGTCGATCCGCGACGGGGTCGCCGATGTCGTGGCGGGAAGCGAGACAGCTATTGTCGAGGGTATCGGCGGCCTGCGCGTCCCGCTCGCGGACGACCGAGAGGTCATCGACCTCGTTGCGGATATCGGGCTTCCTGCGCTGGTCGTCGCCCGTTCGGGCCTCGGAACGCTCAATCACACGGCGCTGACGGTTCAGGCGCTCCGGCAACGAGGCGTGCCGGTCGTCGGTGTCGTTCTCAACGAGTACGAAGGCGAAACGACCGCTGAGCGTACGAATCCGGACGGTATCGAACGGATGACCGACTGCACTGTCTGGCCGGTGCCACCCCTTGACATCGAGTCACCTGAGAGCGTAATTGACGGACTCAGAGCGCATCTCCAACAATCGGTTCTGCGGCCAGCTATCGAGCAGTAG
- a CDS encoding aminotransferase class I/II-fold pyridoxal phosphate-dependent enzyme — protein MTHGFDLNERLEQRDAQNLRRHLEVAESVSARTRFADDPKGDPPEFGDEEVVFAANNYLGLADDSRVQRAAELGARTVGSGAGASRLVTGDTKVHRALERDLAASKGTERALVFSSGYAANIGTIDALAPDVVFSDELNHASIIDGCRVGASETVVYDHCDPDDLRAKLATRAADVDEDEQWLVVTDSVFSMDGDIAPLSAICDAVDEYGAWLMVDEAHATGLFGDSGGGVVQREGLSHRVDIQLGTLSKALASQGGYIAGDEVLIEYLLNAARSFVFSTGLSPPNAAAACEALRIARKTDRAAELWDTVATLRDGLETMGYEVLGETHILPVIVGDRGDALELADRLRDHGIVAPAIRPPTVPEGTSRIRVAPMATHTADDIAQCLDAFRTAGTEVGVL, from the coding sequence ATGACTCACGGCTTCGATTTGAACGAGCGACTCGAACAGCGCGACGCACAGAACCTCCGGCGCCATCTGGAAGTCGCCGAATCCGTTTCGGCGCGGACCCGCTTTGCCGATGACCCTAAAGGAGACCCACCGGAGTTCGGCGACGAGGAAGTCGTTTTCGCCGCGAACAACTACCTCGGACTCGCCGATGACAGCCGAGTCCAACGAGCGGCCGAACTGGGCGCACGAACCGTTGGGAGCGGCGCGGGGGCCTCGCGGCTGGTCACAGGTGACACGAAGGTCCACCGAGCGCTGGAGCGCGACCTCGCGGCCTCGAAAGGGACCGAGCGGGCTCTGGTGTTCTCGTCGGGCTACGCGGCCAACATCGGGACTATCGACGCGCTGGCCCCGGATGTCGTCTTTTCGGACGAGCTGAACCACGCCTCAATTATCGACGGCTGTCGCGTCGGGGCCAGCGAGACAGTCGTCTACGACCACTGTGACCCGGACGACTTGCGAGCGAAACTGGCCACGCGAGCAGCCGATGTCGATGAGGACGAACAGTGGCTCGTGGTCACCGACTCCGTGTTCTCGATGGACGGAGACATCGCGCCGCTATCGGCCATCTGTGACGCCGTCGACGAGTACGGCGCGTGGCTGATGGTCGACGAGGCGCACGCGACAGGGTTGTTCGGTGATAGCGGCGGTGGCGTCGTGCAACGTGAGGGGCTGAGTCACCGTGTCGACATCCAACTGGGGACGCTCTCGAAAGCGCTGGCGAGCCAGGGCGGCTACATCGCCGGTGACGAGGTGCTCATCGAGTATCTGCTGAACGCCGCGCGGTCGTTCGTCTTCTCGACCGGGCTATCCCCACCGAACGCCGCCGCAGCCTGCGAGGCATTGCGAATCGCTCGCAAGACCGACCGCGCGGCGGAACTCTGGGATACCGTGGCAACGCTTCGGGACGGGCTGGAGACAATGGGCTACGAGGTGCTTGGCGAGACACATATTCTCCCGGTCATCGTCGGTGACCGTGGTGACGCCCTCGAACTGGCCGACCGCCTGCGCGACCACGGTATCGTCGCGCCTGCGATTCGACCGCCAACAGTGCCAGAAGGAACGTCCCGCATCCGGGTTGCACCGATGGCGACACACACCGCCGACGACATCGCGCAGTGTCTCGACGCCTTCCGAACTGCCGGCACAGAGGTGGGCGTGCTGTGA
- a CDS encoding Zn-ribbon domain-containing OB-fold protein, whose amino-acid sequence MTLEAGMCSNGHVSYPTHPLCPECGEPQEESFDLSDRTGEVVTWTHSTATPPGVREPNTLAIVEFDVTDIDDASDEFVRALGQVTSDEVETGDTVEPVYVEELRDPDAGIKVPESQDWDGYRWDPV is encoded by the coding sequence ATGACGCTGGAAGCAGGTATGTGTTCGAACGGTCACGTCTCGTACCCCACGCATCCGCTGTGTCCTGAGTGTGGCGAGCCACAGGAAGAGAGCTTCGACCTCTCGGACCGGACTGGCGAAGTCGTCACCTGGACTCACTCGACAGCGACGCCGCCGGGTGTCCGCGAGCCCAACACACTCGCTATCGTGGAGTTCGATGTAACGGACATCGACGACGCGAGCGACGAGTTTGTTCGCGCACTCGGGCAGGTGACCTCCGATGAGGTCGAAACCGGTGACACGGTCGAACCCGTCTACGTCGAGGAACTCCGCGACCCCGACGCGGGTATCAAAGTGCCCGAGAGTCAGGACTGGGACGGCTACCGCTGGGACCCGGTCTGA